ccaacataaatgattttatgattctagaAAGCCAAGGGAAATGTTAGCAGCCTTACTTAAGATGAACTAAAATGTATAGGCAATGTTTCAGATGTACTTCTGTTCCAGAAATTGCCACCTGTATGATCAGTGGAACATAAAATTTTgccagaagaaaattattaatctGCCTCGTAACCTAGAAAATCTTAGAGCATCCTTAAGTGTCAATTACTGCACAGTCCCAGGGGGTTTGTTGACATTAAATCTACATTTGGTTTTATAGTGGAGATTTCGCCCACCTGTTTAGAAACAAATTCCCCCCTAGATTAAGTGTATTAAACTGAATGTAATTTGGAGAGTTGTCAAATGTCATTCCTCCCCAAAATCTGCTAGGTAAATATCTCTGggattaaaacaaagaaaattaattaatctcTGCTCTCTTATTACAATACAAAGTGAGAGAAGTCAGGAAACACGGCGCAAAACCTGATGGTACACAGTGTCCTTAGATCACTTGGCTATTGTTTTCTCTCACAGCAGCACACGTTAATATTACAAAGAAGCTTAATATTTTTTGGCTTTGGCTTTTCATGTCACAACCATAATAAATGTCCACATTATTGTTTGTATTGCCATATCCTTTAGATGCACCGCCAATTTCTAGAGCCTGTGTATGCACAGCCGAGGACAGAATTTTGCCCACAAACAGCCTGACTGAATTAAATTAAGCAGAAACACTGCCATACAGATTCAGCTGAGAAGTAGTTGTCACGATACAGAATATTTATGTTGGAAGGATGTTGTGTAAGTCAAATTTGATTTAAACCATCCAATCTGCTGTAGGAGATGAAAGTTTCTTCACTAGGTAGCTTAATTCTGCTTTGTCTTATATAGGTCTAAGATGTCCTTAgtggtatttatttttttttaaaaaagaacaacctTCAAAACAATAGAGTAGGCAATAGAATGTTAAACCCAgaagaacaggaagaaataaagagatttggattttttgcttattttaagGAATTTGGGCCACACAGAAAAAGATCAAGTATGATGAAGAACGAAGAAACGAGTTTTAGTGTGGGCAATACTCAagcctctcccttctcccactgcctgcagccaCTCAGCCCTATTACAAAGCCACACAGAACAACTCCATTTGATGAAGAATTCAGAACGCATCTTTCACATTTCCGCTATAGTCCTCTTCCTCTTGAAAACACGGAAACCTTCCAGGGGTCTTTGGAAGGAGGGTCTCGGAAACGCAAGAGCATGCCAACAAAAATGCCTCCTTCCATCACCCTTGAGGATTCCTCATCACCACCAGACAGACCTGAAGGTCATAGTGACATAGGCTCTTCCAGTCTCCCCTTGGTGTTCcaacagccagcacagcccaagtACAGCTCCCAGATGATTGACCTCTGCAACTTTGGTTTTCAATTCTACAGAACTCTGGAGCGTTTTGAAGCCAAGTCCATTAAGCAAGAAACAGTGAAGTCTAACACGGCATGGCCCAGTAGCCCAGCATTTATGCAGGCTCCTTACCCTTATTATCCCAAAGTCCACCCTGGCTTAATGTTTCCTTTCATTGTGCCACCAAACTTTCATTTCAGGAACCCCTTTCAAATGAAAAGACCTGCAGAACCACCCTTCAGGAGGGCCGAAGTAAGAGGCAGTggtgaaaataaacagaaagtgGAAAGAGTAGATGTCAACCTTCAGATAGATGACAGTTACTATGTTGATGTAGGGGGTGAACAGAAACGCTGGCAATGTCCCATGTGTGAGAAGTCGTATACATCCAAGTACAATTTGGTCACCCACATCTTGGGACACAGTGGCATTAAGCCACATGCTTGCACGCGATGTGGCAAGCTTTTCAAGCAGCTGAGCCACTTGCACACGCATATGTTGACACATCAGGGCACTCGGCCACACAAGTGCCAGGTGTGTCACAAGGCTTTCACTCAAACGAGTCACCTTAAGAGACACATGATGCAACACAGTGACATCAAACCTTACAACTGCAGGATATGTGGAAGAGGTTTTGCCTATCCCAGTGAGCTGAAAGCACATGAGTCTAAGCATGAGAGTGGCCGAGAGAACATTTGTGTGGAGTGTGGTCTGGACTTTCCAACTCTGGCCCAGCTGAAGAGACACTTAACCACTCACCGTGGCCCTATACAGTACAATTGCTCTGAATGTGATAAGACCTTCCAGTACCCAAGTCAGCTGCAAAACCACATGATGAAGCACAAAGACATCCGCCCGTATATCTGCACGGAATGTGGCATGGAGTTTGTGCAGCCTCACCACCTGAAACAACACTCGCTAACTCACAAGGTAAGTGCGGGTTGCGCTCTCACCTTGCCTCTGAAAGTAGCAGGAAGATTACAGGCTACTAAAGATACATATATCTGCTTCCTCATACAGAGGGCAGACTATACAGTCTCACACTGGCTTTTGCCAGTTTTGCCACTCTTATGCAGAGCAGAAATGCCATCACTGCTGGCAGGAGCATGAGCCAGATGTCTCCGTCAGTCTTAAGAAAGTACACAGAAACCCACTTCATTATAAACAGGTGCTCAATTAAACCATCTGTATTACTTCCCAAAACCTTATTCACATCTCTGTTTCTGGGTTTTATCTTCAGAATGACCCACTGTAATGCAACATAATTTTTCAGAGCTACATAataaccaccaccaccacctggcCCCCAAATTTTAAAGGATGttttttactgaaatccagTTCTTCTGCTTTGATCCCTCAATTAGGAAATAAGTGAGTTTGCACTAGACtgcaacaaaagaaaatctattATTACTCATCATATTTTGAAGAACCATTATAATGAAacaatctaaaaataaaaaaccctaagAAAAATTCCCCTT
This region of Pithys albifrons albifrons isolate INPA30051 chromosome Z, PitAlb_v1, whole genome shotgun sequence genomic DNA includes:
- the ZNF366 gene encoding zinc finger protein 366 isoform X1; the protein is MLNPEEQEEIKRFGFFAYFKEFGPHRKRSSMMKNEETSFSVGNTQASPFSHCLQPLSPITKPHRTTPFDEEFRTHLSHFRYSPLPLENTETFQGSLEGGSRKRKSMPTKMPPSITLEDSSSPPDRPEGHSDIGSSSLPLVFQQPAQPKYSSQMIDLCNFGFQFYRTLERFEAKSIKQETVKSNTAWPSSPAFMQAPYPYYPKVHPGLMFPFIVPPNFHFRNPFQMKRPAEPPFRRAEVRGSGENKQKVERVDVNLQIDDSYYVDVGGEQKRWQCPMCEKSYTSKYNLVTHILGHSGIKPHACTRCGKLFKQLSHLHTHMLTHQGTRPHKCQVCHKAFTQTSHLKRHMMQHSDIKPYNCRICGRGFAYPSELKAHESKHESGRENICVECGLDFPTLAQLKRHLTTHRGPIQYNCSECDKTFQYPSQLQNHMMKHKDIRPYICTECGMEFVQPHHLKQHSLTHKGVKEHKCGICGREFTLLANMKRHVLIHTNIRAYQCHLCFKSFVQKQTLKAHMIVHSDVKPFKCKLCGKEFNRMHNLMGHMHLHSDSKPFKCLYCPSKFTLKGNLTRHMKVKHGVMERGFHAQGFGRGRIALSQTNVLRGLEQEEPFDLSQKSQGKGISFHSDGESAKGSSCQEEEEDNCYEAGRYCPAMYHHNDNKLYMAQDLSSKPECMMKDFRESYCNEKEDILSEGGLGKRIGNSDKEESQGEGELAHNQEHLSFRSFEKARLGHSLSDYLYFKHRNKSLKELLERKMEKQTMLIGI
- the ZNF366 gene encoding zinc finger protein 366 isoform X2, which produces MMKNEETSFSVGNTQASPFSHCLQPLSPITKPHRTTPFDEEFRTHLSHFRYSPLPLENTETFQGSLEGGSRKRKSMPTKMPPSITLEDSSSPPDRPEGHSDIGSSSLPLVFQQPAQPKYSSQMIDLCNFGFQFYRTLERFEAKSIKQETVKSNTAWPSSPAFMQAPYPYYPKVHPGLMFPFIVPPNFHFRNPFQMKRPAEPPFRRAEVRGSGENKQKVERVDVNLQIDDSYYVDVGGEQKRWQCPMCEKSYTSKYNLVTHILGHSGIKPHACTRCGKLFKQLSHLHTHMLTHQGTRPHKCQVCHKAFTQTSHLKRHMMQHSDIKPYNCRICGRGFAYPSELKAHESKHESGRENICVECGLDFPTLAQLKRHLTTHRGPIQYNCSECDKTFQYPSQLQNHMMKHKDIRPYICTECGMEFVQPHHLKQHSLTHKGVKEHKCGICGREFTLLANMKRHVLIHTNIRAYQCHLCFKSFVQKQTLKAHMIVHSDVKPFKCKLCGKEFNRMHNLMGHMHLHSDSKPFKCLYCPSKFTLKGNLTRHMKVKHGVMERGFHAQGFGRGRIALSQTNVLRGLEQEEPFDLSQKSQGKGISFHSDGESAKGSSCQEEEEDNCYEAGRYCPAMYHHNDNKLYMAQDLSSKPECMMKDFRESYCNEKEDILSEGGLGKRIGNSDKEESQGEGELAHNQEHLSFRSFEKARLGHSLSDYLYFKHRNKSLKELLERKMEKQTMLIGI